The Panicum hallii strain FIL2 chromosome 9, PHallii_v3.1, whole genome shotgun sequence genome has a window encoding:
- the LOC112877961 gene encoding factor of DNA methylation 1-like, whose product MEHSSSEDSDISDSDIVEHREKTYAQLRAGKLKVKHGENAFRCPFCPGKKKQDYNLKDLLQHATGIGAAPKRSAKVKATHLGLAMFLEKDIASSLEKPLQIVANKPKTPNSEEEVFVWPWMGIVVNLQYELKGEEYSRECEERLRAQLSRFRPLQVAILGGDNDQTFCAIVKFAKDWSGLKDALAFEKHFVVEQHGKTDWNKINCRKDDLYGWLARSDDYNSPGTIGGHLRENGDLRSVGDLEREGLQETGKRVAHYARQIEVRNKHMRELEMKNNQNAMKLDRMMEEKDRLVEEHNEKIRKMQKAACQNSRKIIDENIRLYGELESRKKEIDRKCEQLEMFATKSNTDREKLDAAKEKNAKENRLLNLATLKQNEEYEKLLRLVKKQEHEKEDTLKKLYNLEMQLASKQKLELEIEQLRGELEVMKHMGDADTSLKEKLDELRETLENKDEEMEAIDSLNQTLIIKERRTNDELEEAKKALMTSLPKTSGARSLIGVRRMGELDQKAFLDACKEKTAEDDEEKLALLCSKWEDEIRQPEWHPFKVIQVDGEAKEIIKEDDDKLQALKAELGEKAHNVVVKALHEINEYNPSGRYPLPELWNFKDDQKAPMGEVAAYIVKRWKTYKRKHTYST is encoded by the exons ATGGAACACAGCTCCTCAGAAGATTCAGACATTAGCGATTCGGATATTGTTGAACACAGGGAGAAGACCTACGCCCAACTGCGAGCCGGAAAATTGAAGGTGAAGCATGGTGAGAATGCCTTTCGTTGCCCCTTCTGCCCTGGTAAGAAGAAGCAGGACTACAACCTGAAGGATCTACTGCAGCATGCCACGGGAATAGGAGCTGCTCCTAAGCGTAGTGCCAAGGTAAAGGCAACACACCTAGGACTTGCTATGTTCTTAGAGAAGGATATAGCCAGCTCGTTGGAGAAACCATTGCAAATTGTGGCCAACAAGCCTAAAACTCCAAACAGTGAAGAAGAGGTTTTTGTATGGCCATGGATGGGCATCGTGGTTAACTTACAATATGAGTTGAAGGGCGAAGAATATTCGAGGGAATGTGAAGAAAGGCTAAGAGCACAGCTCTCGCGGTTCAGACCGCTCCAAGTCGCAATTCTTGGGGGTGACAATGACCAAACATTTTGTGCCATTGTCAAGTTTGCCAAGGACTGGAGTGGATTGAAGGATGCATTGGCTTTCGAAAAGCATTTCGTAGTCGAGCAGCATGGTAAGACAGATTGGAACAAAATAAATTGCAGAAAGGACGATCTTTATGGATGGCTTGCAAGATCAGATGACTATAACTCTCCTGGGACAATTGGGGGGCATCTAAGAGAAAATGGAGATCTTAGAAGTGTTGGTGACCTGGAACGTGAGGGGCTGCAAGAAACTGGCAAGCGTGTAGCTCATTATGCTCGCCAAATTGAGGTAAGAAACAAACATATGAGAGAATTGGAGATGAAGAACAATCAAAATGCCATGAAACTTGATAGGATGATGGAAGAGAAAGATCGATTGGTTGAAGAGCACAATGAAA AGATAAGAAAGATGCAGAAAGCTGCTTGTCAAAATTCTAGGAAAATAATTGATGAAAATATTAGATTGTATGGAGAACTAGAGTCCAGGAAAAAGGAAATTGACAGGAAATGTGAGCAACTTGAAATGTTTGCCACAAAAAGCAATACTGACAGAGAAAAGCTTGATGCGGCAAAAGAAAAG AATGCAAAGGAGAACAGGCTTCTTAATTTAGCAACCCTAAAGCAGAACGAAGAATATGAGAAGCTGTTGCGGCTTGTCAAGAAACAAGAG CATGAGAAAGAAGATACTTTGAAGAAACTATATAATTTAGAAATGCAGTTGGCTTCCAAACAAAAACTTGAACTGGAAATAGAACAGTTGAGGGGGGAGTTAGAGGTAATGAAGCATATGGGAGATGCTGATACAAGTTTGAAGGAGAAGCTCGATGAGTTGCGTGAAACACTGGAAAATAAAGATGAAGAAATGGAGGCTATCGATTCTCTTAACCAGACCCTTATTATCAAAGAACGAAGAACCAATGATGAACTGGAAGAAGCCAAGAAAGCACTGATGACT AGCTTGCCGAAAACGTCAGGAGCTCGATCCCTTATTGGTGTCAGAAGAATGGGTGAGCTTGACCAGAAAGCTTTCCTTGATGCTTGCAAAGAGAAAACAGCAGAAGATGATGAAGAGAAGTTGGCACTTCTGTGCTCAAAATGGGAAGATGAGATCAGGCAACCTGAATGGCATCCTTTCAAAGTTATCCAAGTCGATGGAGAGGCAAAG GAAATAATCAAGGAGGATGATGATAAGCTGCAAGCTTTGAAGGCTGAACTGGGTGAGAAGGCACACAATGTTGTTGTGAAGGCCCTACATGAGATCAACGAGTACAATCCCAGCGGTAGGTACCCCTTGCCCGAGCTGTGGAACTTCAAGGACGACCAGAAAGCGCCAATGGGTGAGGTAGCAGCATACATAGTGAAGCGGTGGAAGACATACAAGAGGAAGCACACCTACTCCACCTGA